Proteins from one Sabethes cyaneus chromosome 2, idSabCyanKW18_F2, whole genome shotgun sequence genomic window:
- the LOC128736460 gene encoding dnaJ homolog subfamily C member 22 has protein sequence RKSREEKLNQLFGSPPPDFAVSERPQQKSVFVAYVLWLFGGFFGVHHLYLHQDRRAFVWWCTLGGYFGVGWLSEIYQIPAMVRDCNEDPRFVEEFREKIRTHKKPPFNTPRFVMAIMVGFLFGQMIMISIPQEVFAGVDWSFLHWLIPLGVAIGVWTVGNTGREKGVFWHSLVGAYISYPLRYFVLDEAYWFTLMAFASAFAFDNFSKEWNLEVPKREKLVKRAAIIVPCVILYLSLWGCFFYFNGTITDSEGDEVPVHEAIHNFIKSPWWTDLKQTISDTIQFAKHNGWAEVWKQIIDSMDADGEQNAYKVLGVSPTASQTEITSIWRKLSRENHPDKVKDEAQRRAAQEKFMEIQQAYEVLSKIKSKRRQRNKKSNEDL, from the exons CGCAAAAGCCGAGAGGAAAAACTGAATCAACTGTTCGGATCACCGCCACCGGATTTCGCCGTAAGCGAACGACCGCAGCAAAAATCCGTATTCGTAGCGTACGTTCTGTGGCTTTTCGGCGGTTTCTTCGGGGTGCATCATCTGTACCTGCACCAGGATCGACGGGCGTTCGTGTGGTGGTGTACGCTGGGTGGCTATTTCGGGGTAGGATGGCTTTCGGAGATCTACCAAATACCGGCTATGGTGCGGGATTGCAACGAAGATCCCCGGTTCGTGGAAGAGTTTCGCGagaagattcgaacccacaagaAGCCGCCGTTCAACACGCCCCGCTTCGTGATGGCCATTATGGTTGGGTTTTTGTTCGGGCAGATGATTATGATTTCGATTCCGCAGGAAGTGTTTGCCGGCGTTGATTGGAGCTTTTTGCATTGGTTGATTCCGTTGGGTGTAGCAATTG GTGTTTGGACGGTGGGTAATACTGGCCGAGAAAAAGGAGTCTTCTGGCATAGCTTGGTGGGTGCTTACATATCGTATCCACTGCGATACTTTGTGCTAGACGAAGCCTATTGGTTTACCCTGATGGCATTTGCTTCGGCGTTCGCATTTGACAATTTCTCGAAAGAATGGAATTTGGAGGTTCCAAAGCGTGAAAAACTTGTGAA GCGAGCAGCAATAATCGTTCCTTGTGTTATACTGTATTTATCCTTATGGGGATGTTTCTTCTACTTCAATGGTACTATAACTGATTCGGAAGGCGACGAAGTTCCGGTGCATGAAGCGATACACAACTTTATCAAATCtccttggtggacggatttgaagCAAACCATTTCTGATACAATTCAATTTGCAAAACATAACGGATGGGCAGAGGTTTGGAAACAGATTATAGACTCGATGGACGCCGATGGAGAGCAAaacgcctacaaggtgctgGGAGTAAGCCCTACGGCTTCTCAAACCGAAATTACATCGATTTGGAGGAAGCTATCGCGGGAGAACCATCCGGATAAGGTGAAAGACGAAGCCCAACGTCGGGCGGCGCAGGAGAAATTTATGGAAATACAGCAAGCCTATGAGGTGTTGAGTAAGATTAAATCAAAAAGACGGCAGCGAAATAAGAAATCGAACGAAGATCTCTAG
- the LOC128736461 gene encoding serine/threonine-protein kinase Nek8, whose translation MKSSNVVTSKSCRARSPSIDLSTLSRIKVLSLTEIKPPNERSVQQHCDNPKDSGNESENEIELTGYRRMRTVGQGSFGIAVLYERLLDGQAVVMKQINLSDLTKSERDLAMNEVEVFSKLHHPNIIAYLGSFIRGDYLFIEMEFADGGTLSQVLIEKSHGERLPERFILNILEQITSAINYMHSQNILHRDLKTANVFLNKRGIVKIGDFGISKIMNTKLHAQTVLGTPYYFSPEMCEGKQYDEKSDIWALGCILGEMCCFKKTFSASNLSELVSKIMTARYAPLPVGYSDALKHVLNLMLQIDPHNRPSASEVLQHWIPLVYRSLGKNNGFKYVSNDLNEEFMDADQSESATLVMGTSTRNYMEASTATMNNLPLVERSVLYQLKSFGSTVSLNPLQLPPTAKIRQLATSGAHFVVVMYDGSVYSWGEGNKGQLGHNSLETWRHYPSRIEASRKYNVVGSATGNGFTLFWTDLGIVLSCGDNSDGCLGHGNRTSLLVPKIIQKLNNIKIVQIACGTSHVVARSVEGNLFTWGTSSEGALGLGKQLTSSTEPRRLIVSQLIHDITNICCGPDCTIVLTECGSCYCCGSNSQNKLGFGLKVTHLIGLQKVSFIAQRIVGISVAQSWGAFVIEGGYVVTCGDNSNGQRGLGHNSQHVPSSLLKSLTNRFITTVKCYSTYAVATTDDNCVVFWGTRLGIPEADVNTSATEASSSRISDNLSIGNSTTAFTNFLSSVYKYETVLDPIDILALYSSKEQQDKGSFVKLVDIQPLLHSVLIIVDTTCPLI comes from the exons ATGAAATCGTCAAATGTGGTAACCAGCAAATCCTGCCGAGCTCGCTCGCCGTCCATTGATCTGTCCACGTTGTCCCGTATCAAAGTTTTATCGCTAACTGAAATTAAACCCCCAAACGAACGTTCCGTACAGCAACACTGTGACAATCCGAAGGATAGTGGCAATGAAAGTGAGAATGAAATCGAACTTACCGGTTACCGTCGGATGCGTACGGTCGGGCAGGGTTCCTTCGGTATCGCTGTCCTGTACGAACGGCTGCTGGACGGTCAGGCCGTGGTGATGAAGCAAATAAATCTTTCGGATTTAACGAAATCGGAGCGAGATCTTGCCATGAACGAGGTGGAAGTTTTCTCCAAGCTGCACCATCCGAACATTATTGCCTATTTGGGAAGTTTCATACGGGGTGATTATTTGTTTATTGAAATGGAGTTTGCTGATGGCGGAACTCTGTCGCAGGTACTGATCGAAAAAAGCCATGGAGAGCGGCTGCCAGAACGATTTATTCTGAACATTTTGGAGCAAATAACCAGCGCGATTAATTACATGCACTCGCAGAATATTTTGCACCGCGATTTGAAGACAGCCAATGTGTTTCTTAACAAGAGGGGAATTGTTAAAATTGGGGATTTCGGAATATCTAAGATTATGAACACAAAGCTGCACGCTCAAACGGTTTTAGGGACTCCGTACTACTTCAGTCCAGAAATG tgcGAAGGTAAACAATACGATGAAAAAAGTGATATTTGGGCTTTGGGATGTATTCTCGGAGAAATGTGCTGCTTCAAGAAGACATTCTCGGCTTCGAATCTGTCGGAGCTCGTATCGAAGATTATGACCGCTAGGTATGCACCATTGCCGGTTGGTTATTCGGATGCCCTGAAGCACGTGCTGAATCTAATGCTGCAGATAGATCCGCACAATAGGCCTTCTGCTTCAGAAGTGCTTCAACATTGGATTCCGCTGGTTTACAGGAGTTTGGGTAAAAACAATGG ATTTAAATATGTTTCAAATGATCTGAATGAAGAATTCATGGATGCTGACCAATCAGAATCTGCCACCCTGGTGATGGGAACGTCAACCCGTAATTACATGGAAGCATCGACAGCAACGATGAACAATCTACCGCTTGTAGAACGATCCGTCCTATATCAGCTTAAGTCATTTGGTTCTACGGTCAGCTTGAATCCATTACAATTACCACCGACGGCCAAGATAAGACAACTCGCAACAAGCGGGGCTCATTTCGTTGTCGTTATGTACG ATGGATCGGTTTATTCATGGGGTGAAGGAAACAAAGGTCAACTTGGTCACAATTCACTCGAAACATGGCGTCATTATCCGTCCCGGATTGAAGCTAGTAGAAAATATAACGTCGTCGG ATCAGCTACCGGTAATGGTTTCACTCTGTTCTGGACAGACCTGGGGATTGTCCTCAGCTGTGGTGATAACAGTGACGGATGCCTAGGACATGGTAATCGAACCTCCTTGCTAGTCCCAAAAATTATCCAGAAGTTAAATAATATAAAGATCGTGCAGATTGCATGCGGCACAAGCCACGTTGTGGCTCGTTCTGTCGAAGGAAACCTTTTTACGTGGGGTACCAGTTCAGAGGGAGCTTTGGGTCTTGGAAAACAATTAACAAGCAGTACAGAACCACGAAGGTTGATTGTCTCCCAACTGATACACGATATTACGAATATTTGCTGCGGACCAGACTGTACGATTGTGTTGACCGAGTGTGGCTCGTGTTATTGTTGTGGCAGCAATAGTCAAAATaagcttggatttggattgaaagtAACCCATTTAATAGGACTTCAGAAGGTTTCGTTTATCGCTCAAAGAATAGTTGGAATAAGCGTTGCACAAAGCTGGGGAGCATTCGTAATTGAAGGGGGCTATGTAGTGACTTGTGGCGATAACTCAAATGGTCAGCGCGGATTGGGTCATAACAGTCAACATGTGCCGTCTTCATTGCTAAAAAGTTTGACGAATAGATTTATTACA ACAGTAAAATGTTACTCAACTTATGCTGTAGCAACAACTGATGACAACTGTGTTGTATTTTGGGGAACCAGATTGGGAATTCCGGAAGCAGATGTGAATACATCAGCGACTGAAGCATCAAGCAGCAGG atTTCTGATAATTTATCAATTGGCAACAGCACGACTgctttcaccaattttttgagTTCTGTTTATAAATACGAAACCGTATTAGATCCCATCGATATTCTTGC ATTATACTCTTCAAAAGAGCAGCAGGATAAAGGAAGTTTTGTTAAACTGGTTGATATTCAACCACTTCTACATAGCGTACTAATAATCGTTGACACAACGTGCCCGTTGATATGA
- the LOC128736462 gene encoding apyrase-like, giving the protein MKSRTGDVWLKPQAIHQMNCRAEAKGSFRDRLLLVHFVKGTTTIVTFALVGIAHGQEYKLSIIHVNDFHARFEEVNNASVTCDPSSDEICLGGYARMVTVVKDLLAKRTNPLYLNAGDNFQGTLWYNLYGWNVTVEFLNMLPADAMTLGNHEFDHKLEGVLPFMDKILSPLLLVNVDNSEEPSFSKYEKSMIIERNGRKIGIIGVILRNMEEYTAAGSTGNLVFEDEVETVRLEAENLTNQGVNIIIVLSHCGIETDIEIAAHGGPNIDIIVGGHSHTFLYTGEHPHIPGTSRGTYPVVVDQPGGNHKVLIVQAAAYTKLVGDIVLSFDERGIIQSWEGNPVYLSTDVVPDPEILEALIPWKEAIDVVGGQRVGFSSVDLLKSSCGYGECNLGSLIADSMVEAFMPLAEPGHWTYASIAVIAIGGIRVSMLKGVLNFGMLIEVIPFENLLTVVELRGDRLLGVLEYAVEKSQDDDWLSFSNMVQISGLHVEYNVTNPIGQQVLSVEVLCSECMVPKYEPLKALKYYRVVTNSFVAGGGDGFTIFSEFGVNKRNGPIDIEAFEKYVTERSPIMQGVDGRIKVYT; this is encoded by the exons ATGAAGAGCCGAACTGGAGACGTTTGGCTAAAACCGCAGGCCATCCATCAGATGAATTGTCGGGCTGAAGCCAAGGGAAGTTTTCGGGATCGGTTGCTACTGGTCCACTTCGTCAAGGGCACCACCACCATCG TGACGTTTGCTCTAGTCGGCATAGCTCATGGTCAGGAGTATAAACTATCCATAATCCACGTCAATGATTTCCATGCACGTTTCGAAGAAGTGAACAATGCCAGTGTAACCTGTGATCCGTCTAGTGATGAGATATGCTTAGGGGGATATGCTCGGATGGTGACAGTAGTAAAAGATCTGCTCGCCAAACGAACGAACCCGCTGTACCTGAACGCCGGAGATAATTTTCAAGGCACTTTGTGGTACAACTTGTACGGATGGAATGTCACCGTTGAATTTCTAAACATGCTTCCAGCCGATGCTATGACTCTTGGAAATCACGAGTTCGATCATAAACTTGAGGGTGTCTTACCATTCATGGATAAAATTTTGTCCCCGCTGTTATTGGTTAATGTGGATAACAGCGAAGAACCTAGTTTCAGTAAATACGAAAAATCCATGATTATCGAGAGAAACGGCAGAAAAATAGGTATTATTGGTGTTATTCTCCGTAATATGGAAGAATATACCGCAGCTGGTAGTACCGGCAACCTGGTTTTCGAAGACGAGGTGGAAACGGTCCGATTGGAAGCGGAAAATCTGACCAATCAGGGAGTCAATATTATTATAGTTCTTTCGCATTGTGGCATCGAAACAGATATTGAGATCGCAGCACATGGAGGTCCAAACATCGACATTATTGTTGGTGGTCATTCGCATACGTTTTTATATACCGGAGAGCATCCACACATTCCGGGCACATCGAGAGGAACATACCCAGTAGTTGTAGATCAACCGGGCGGGAATCATAAAGTTTTGATTGTGCAAGCAGCTGCGTACACCAAGCTTGTTGGAGATATTGTTCTTTCGTTTGATGAACGTGGCATTATCCAAAGTTGGGAGGGAAATCCTGTGTATCTAAGTACAGATGTTGTACCAG ATCCTGAGATTCTTGAGGCCCTCATTCCTTGGAAAGAGGCCATCGATGTTGTTGGTGGACAACGCGTCGGTTTCAGCTCCGTTGATTTACTTAAGTCATCTTGCGGATACGGGGAGTGCAATCTGGGCAGTTTGATAGCTGATTCGATGGTGGAAGCTTTTATGCCACTTGCAGAACCAGGGCACTGGACCTATGCGTCCATTGCTGTCATTGCCATCGGTGGAATTCGCGTTAGCATGCTTAAAGGAG TACTAAATTTTGGAATGCTGATTGAGGTGATCccatttgaaaatttactaaccGTAGTTGAGCTACGCGGCGATCGTCTATTAGGTGTACTGGAATATGCCGTAGAGAAATCTCAGGACGACGATTGGCTCAGCTTTTCCAATATGGTTCAGATTTCCGGTCTGCATGTGGAGTATAATGTTACCAATCCTATCGGTCAACAGGTTCTCTCCGTTGAGGTTCTTTGTTCGGAATGTATGGTTCCCAAATATGAACCTTTGAAAGCGTTGAAATACTACCGGGTGGTAACTAACTCATTTGTTGCTGGTGGAGGTGATGGATTCACCATTTTTTCGGAGTTCGGTGTAAACAAAAGGAATGGACCAATTGATATTGAAGCGTTTGAGAAGTATGTAACAGAACGGTCGCCTATTATGCAGGGGGTTGATGGTAGAATTAAGGTATATACGTAA